A genomic region of Bacillota bacterium contains the following coding sequences:
- a CDS encoding ATP-binding cassette domain-containing protein, whose protein sequence is MKILSAAGLRKYFPIRSGVFLQVTGYVRALEAVDFEISEGETIGIVGESGCGKSTLGRTIAKIYEPTAGTITYHDPSGRSHDISRALGKRVKQTFRKDVQMIFQNPFDSLDPRMTVRDIIREPLDTHRLFDSAAEVDERVAELLRKVGLYPEYARRYPHEFSGGQRQRIAIARSIAVNPRLLICDEPTSALDVSVQSQIINLLKGIQGETNMCLVFISHNLDVVHHMSDRIMVMYLGNVVESAPAVELFDEPLHPYTQALMSAIPGWNPRERKLSKVKLEGEPPSPINPPPGCPFHPRCPYVSEACKRVKPEPREVSRGHLCACHLHAR, encoded by the coding sequence ATGAAGATCCTTTCCGCAGCCGGTCTCAGGAAGTACTTTCCCATAAGATCCGGCGTATTCCTCCAGGTCACAGGCTATGTGAGGGCGCTCGAGGCCGTCGACTTTGAGATCAGTGAAGGCGAGACCATAGGAATCGTGGGTGAATCAGGGTGCGGCAAGAGCACCCTAGGAAGGACCATTGCGAAGATATACGAGCCGACAGCCGGAACCATAACCTATCACGATCCGAGCGGACGGAGCCATGATATCTCGAGGGCTTTGGGAAAGCGCGTCAAACAGACGTTCAGAAAAGACGTGCAGATGATATTCCAGAATCCTTTCGACTCACTGGACCCGCGGATGACCGTGAGGGACATAATACGCGAGCCTCTTGACACGCATAGGCTCTTCGACAGCGCGGCGGAGGTAGACGAGCGCGTCGCCGAGCTCTTGCGAAAGGTGGGGCTGTACCCGGAATACGCTCGCAGGTATCCTCACGAGTTCTCCGGCGGCCAGCGGCAAAGGATCGCCATTGCGCGCTCGATCGCGGTGAACCCTAGGCTGCTGATCTGTGATGAACCCACCTCTGCGCTGGATGTCTCGGTTCAGAGCCAAATCATCAACCTGCTCAAGGGGATCCAGGGCGAGACCAACATGTGCCTCGTCTTCATCTCCCATAACTTGGATGTGGTCCATCACATGAGCGACAGGATCATGGTGATGTACCTGGGGAACGTGGTTGAATCGGCGCCGGCCGTGGAGTTGTTTGACGAGCCGCTTCACCCGTACACACAAGCTCTGATGTCGGCTATTCCTGGCTGGAACCCGAGAGAACGGAAACTAAGCAAGGTGAAGCTCGAAGGAGAACCGCCCAGCCCGATCAATCCACCTCCGGGTTGTCCGTTTCACCCGAGGTGTCCCTATGTGTCGGAAGCGTGCAAGAGAGTCAAGCCAGAGCCGCGCGAGGTGAGCAGGGGGCACTTGTGCGCTTGCCATCTCCATGCTCGGTGA
- the murQ gene encoding N-acetylmuramic acid 6-phosphate etherase → MNPRSRGLDRMSTEEILRLMNEEDRRVPEAVAEAIPDIAKAVDMIAAKMASGGRLLYVGAGTSGRLGILDAVECGPTFGVSSDQVSAIIAGGPGAVFRSVEAAEDDEASGAGDVAGCVTEKDVVVGISASGVTPYVRGALKAARDIGAATVAIVCNHAAKLDLNVDVAISLAVGPEVLTGSTRLKAGTAQKLVLNMISTATMVRLGKVYDNFMVDMQATNRKLKRRAVRIVSTATGLRGEESERLLDEAGGSIKTAIVMALASVGRVEAERALEAARGHTRDAVRIAALGDARASGAI, encoded by the coding sequence ATGAACCCCCGTTCCCGAGGGCTTGACCGGATGAGCACCGAAGAGATCCTGCGCCTGATGAACGAGGAGGATCGGCGTGTCCCCGAGGCCGTGGCCGAGGCGATCCCTGACATCGCAAAGGCTGTGGACATGATCGCTGCGAAGATGGCAAGCGGAGGAAGGCTCCTGTACGTGGGCGCCGGGACCAGCGGGCGCTTGGGCATTCTGGACGCCGTTGAGTGCGGGCCGACTTTCGGGGTATCGTCCGATCAAGTCTCCGCGATAATCGCAGGCGGGCCGGGGGCGGTCTTCCGTTCGGTTGAAGCGGCCGAGGACGACGAGGCGTCTGGAGCTGGGGATGTTGCAGGGTGCGTCACCGAGAAGGACGTGGTGGTGGGGATATCTGCGAGCGGGGTCACGCCGTACGTGAGGGGTGCGCTGAAAGCGGCCAGGGATATCGGTGCCGCGACCGTGGCGATCGTGTGCAACCACGCAGCCAAGCTGGACCTGAACGTCGATGTCGCGATATCGCTTGCCGTGGGGCCGGAGGTGTTGACCGGCTCCACCAGGCTGAAGGCCGGAACCGCGCAGAAGCTCGTGCTGAACATGATATCCACCGCGACCATGGTAAGACTCGGTAAGGTGTACGACAACTTCATGGTCGACATGCAGGCGACCAACAGGAAGCTGAAGCGCCGTGCCGTCAGGATCGTATCCACAGCTACTGGCCTTCGCGGCGAGGAGAGCGAACGGCTCCTGGACGAGGCGGGCGGGAGCATCAAGACGGCCATCGTAATGGCGCTCGCGTCGGTCGGACGGGTTGAGGCGGAGCGGGCCTTGGAGGCGGCGCGCGGTCACACGAGGGATGCGGTGCGAATCGCGGCCTTGGGCGACGCGCGTGCTTCGGGCGCCATATGA
- the nagZ gene encoding beta-N-acetylhexosaminidase, with protein sequence MDRVGSMSIDEKIGQIAMVGIDGPELTPSDEEFISKYRVGNAVFLGRNIVSPSQAQSLTHRFQEIASRRRHPVGFLLSIDQEGGVVARLTRGETVFPGNMALGATRSEEYARRAAEVTADEMTALGFNMNLAPVLDINNNPRNPGIGVRSFGEDVSLVTRLGVAMIRAYQRSGVVATAKHFPGKGDVTVDSHLDLPTVAHSKERLASVELAPFEAAIRAGVEAIMTAHVFFPAVEPEPAIPATLSRSVLTGLLRDELGFEGVVLTDDLFMGAIRKRFTTGEAAVRALDAGADMVLLCHNQAEQGAALDAVRDAVRKGTLSEERLDEAVGRVLALKARYGLLDPERYLSLRGLERVGSEENRQVALEIARQSVTLLANRQGLVPLAPRECRNLLVMSPDIRALTQVEEEQLSESPLAVAIRRFVPGARSFVFSQSPTAVEIADAVKLVLSSDVDVVVVGSYNAHLYEQQGALVNALLDTGVPLVVVAMRNPYDIQMFPSVSTYIAAYGFRECTMRAVAELIFGLAKPKGRLPVSIPGICEYGSGLTL encoded by the coding sequence GTGGACCGCGTGGGCTCCATGAGCATTGACGAGAAGATCGGTCAGATAGCTATGGTCGGTATCGACGGGCCTGAGCTGACCCCATCCGACGAGGAGTTCATCTCCAAGTATAGAGTGGGGAACGCGGTGTTCTTGGGAAGGAACATAGTCAGCCCAAGCCAGGCCCAGTCGCTCACACACAGATTCCAGGAGATCGCATCCCGCCGCAGACACCCAGTGGGGTTTCTCCTCTCCATAGATCAGGAAGGCGGGGTGGTAGCCCGGCTCACCCGCGGCGAGACGGTATTCCCGGGGAACATGGCGCTCGGCGCCACGAGGTCGGAGGAGTATGCGCGCAGGGCCGCCGAGGTTACAGCGGACGAGATGACAGCTCTAGGGTTCAACATGAACCTCGCGCCCGTCCTCGACATCAACAACAACCCCAGGAACCCCGGAATCGGGGTGCGCTCGTTCGGAGAGGACGTGTCCCTGGTCACGAGGCTCGGCGTGGCCATGATACGAGCGTACCAGCGTTCGGGGGTGGTCGCGACGGCGAAGCATTTTCCCGGCAAAGGGGACGTCACGGTGGACTCCCACCTCGACCTTCCGACGGTCGCACACAGCAAGGAACGGTTGGCCAGCGTGGAGCTTGCTCCATTCGAGGCGGCCATACGGGCGGGCGTGGAGGCGATCATGACCGCGCACGTGTTCTTCCCGGCTGTGGAGCCTGAGCCGGCCATTCCGGCGACTCTCTCGCGCAGCGTGCTCACTGGGTTGCTCAGGGACGAGCTGGGGTTCGAAGGGGTGGTCCTCACGGACGACCTCTTCATGGGCGCCATCCGGAAGAGGTTCACTACGGGAGAGGCCGCCGTCCGCGCCCTGGACGCCGGCGCAGACATGGTCCTCCTCTGCCACAATCAGGCAGAACAAGGTGCCGCCCTCGACGCCGTGCGCGACGCCGTGAGGAAGGGGACGCTTTCCGAGGAGCGGCTGGATGAGGCCGTCGGGCGTGTGCTTGCGTTGAAGGCGCGCTACGGATTGCTCGACCCGGAGAGATATCTCTCACTGCGCGGCCTGGAGCGCGTGGGAAGCGAGGAGAATCGCCAGGTGGCCCTTGAGATCGCCAGGCAATCGGTGACGCTCCTCGCAAACCGCCAGGGGCTCGTGCCGCTCGCGCCGCGGGAGTGTCGGAACCTCTTGGTGATGTCCCCCGACATCCGCGCGCTGACGCAAGTGGAGGAGGAGCAGCTATCGGAGTCGCCTCTCGCGGTCGCGATCAGGCGCTTTGTCCCGGGCGCGCGCAGCTTCGTGTTCTCCCAGTCGCCAACCGCCGTCGAGATAGCGGATGCGGTAAAGCTCGTGCTCTCGAGCGACGTAGACGTGGTCGTGGTTGGATCCTACAATGCGCACCTCTACGAACAGCAGGGCGCGCTCGTGAACGCGCTGCTCGATACAGGGGTGCCTCTCGTCGTCGTGGCCATGAGGAACCCCTATGACATCCAGATGTTTCCGTCGGTAAGCACGTACATAGCCGCGTACGGCTTTAGGGAGTGCACCATGCGAGCTGTGGCAGAGCTCATCTTCGGCCTGGCGAAGCCGAAGGGGCGACTGCCCGTGTCCATTCCAGGGATATGCGAGTACGGAAGCGGCCTGACCTTGTAG
- a CDS encoding MurR/RpiR family transcriptional regulator: protein MAEARDENVMQVAKTPDYCLAVVRGGYGSLAPAEQKVAFFIMEHPESAAGMTSTQLAVAAGVSESTVVKCCQRLGFTGFFQLKLALVRELATSREGAFGKVEPEDDVPTICDKIFTTTLQAIEDTAKVLDPNAVARAAEAIQGAKRVFFFGVGSSGVVAQDAQLKFMRIGMTAFSYLDTHAQLTQAALLGPEDVAVVITYSGRTREATDVINLARKGGARTICITNFPTSPAATASDIVLCTTAHEATRLRGGAMTSRLTQLVVIDCLFTAVAMRRSDEAMELLMKTVDALASRKI, encoded by the coding sequence ATGGCTGAAGCGAGAGACGAAAACGTGATGCAGGTTGCGAAGACACCTGACTACTGCCTTGCGGTCGTCCGAGGGGGATACGGGTCCCTCGCCCCCGCCGAGCAGAAAGTGGCGTTCTTTATAATGGAACACCCGGAGTCCGCCGCGGGAATGACCTCCACCCAGCTGGCGGTGGCTGCGGGAGTGAGCGAGTCGACCGTGGTGAAGTGTTGCCAGCGGTTGGGATTCACGGGTTTTTTCCAGCTCAAACTGGCTTTGGTTCGGGAGCTTGCCACGAGCAGAGAGGGCGCCTTCGGTAAGGTGGAGCCTGAGGACGACGTTCCCACCATCTGTGACAAGATATTCACCACTACCCTCCAGGCGATTGAGGACACAGCCAAGGTACTGGACCCGAATGCTGTGGCCCGCGCCGCGGAAGCCATCCAGGGCGCGAAACGGGTATTCTTCTTTGGTGTTGGCTCGTCGGGGGTGGTAGCCCAGGACGCGCAGCTCAAGTTCATGCGCATAGGCATGACGGCTTTCAGCTACCTCGATACCCACGCCCAGCTTACGCAAGCCGCCCTGCTCGGCCCGGAGGACGTGGCGGTCGTGATAACCTACTCCGGTCGGACGCGCGAGGCAACCGATGTCATAAACCTCGCGCGCAAAGGCGGCGCGCGCACCATCTGCATCACGAACTTCCCGACATCACCAGCGGCCACGGCCTCGGACATCGTGCTCTGCACCACGGCTCACGAGGCCACCAGGCTCAGGGGGGGCGCCATGACATCCCGGTTGACCCAACTCGTCGTAATCGACTGCCTTTTTACCGCGGTGGCCATGAGGCGGTCCGACGAGGCGATGGAGCTGCTCATGAAGACCGTGGACGCGTTGGCATCGCGGAAGATCTAA
- a CDS encoding DUF1343 domain-containing protein: MWRSGNGRDRPASAARGDPRVKLGVTRLLEEPERYFGKARARVGLVANYNAVDERAVPIIKLFSECSGIKLARIYAAEHGLWGCEQAGVKVWHGTDELTGVEVVSLYGEAVKPTPEMLDGIDVLVCDGNDIGSRYWTGLATVALCIEAAAEAGKPVIVTDRPNPLGGTVIEGSLLDPRYRSFVGYERIPMRHGMTAGELAAMFAARSRIDVDLTVVPMDGWERHMLFPDTGHFWTGTPNMPGFETALVYPGTCLFEGTTLSEGRGTTKPFRLIGAPWLDPFGLAEVLNDMSLKGVRFRPARFRPMFSKHSGVECGGVEVHVTDPGEVRAVLLGVSMLHAARKQNELEFQWRGADGGSASHRLFIDLLAGGAELRAWLEEGASPDEIIARWEPGLREFAEIREQYLMYR, translated from the coding sequence TTGTGGCGTAGTGGCAACGGCAGGGACAGACCCGCGAGCGCCGCAAGGGGCGATCCCAGGGTTAAGCTCGGGGTGACGAGGCTGCTCGAGGAGCCCGAGAGGTATTTTGGCAAGGCGCGGGCGCGGGTCGGGCTCGTAGCGAATTACAACGCCGTGGACGAACGGGCAGTGCCGATCATAAAGCTTTTCAGCGAGTGCTCGGGGATAAAGCTCGCCCGGATCTACGCGGCGGAGCACGGTCTATGGGGTTGTGAACAGGCCGGAGTAAAGGTGTGGCACGGGACGGACGAGCTCACCGGCGTGGAGGTCGTCAGCCTGTACGGGGAGGCCGTGAAGCCCACCCCGGAGATGCTTGATGGCATCGATGTGCTGGTCTGTGACGGCAACGACATCGGCTCGCGCTATTGGACGGGCCTTGCGACGGTGGCCCTGTGCATCGAGGCCGCAGCCGAGGCCGGGAAGCCTGTGATAGTTACGGACAGGCCCAACCCGCTCGGCGGGACGGTCATCGAAGGGAGCCTCCTCGATCCCCGGTACCGGTCGTTCGTGGGCTATGAGCGTATTCCCATGCGCCACGGCATGACCGCTGGCGAGCTTGCCGCCATGTTCGCCGCGCGATCGCGGATCGACGTGGACCTCACGGTGGTTCCCATGGATGGCTGGGAAAGACACATGCTCTTCCCTGATACGGGTCATTTCTGGACGGGCACCCCCAACATGCCGGGCTTTGAAACAGCCCTGGTGTACCCGGGCACCTGCCTCTTCGAGGGCACGACCCTTTCCGAAGGAAGGGGAACGACCAAGCCTTTCAGGCTCATCGGCGCGCCTTGGCTCGACCCCTTCGGCCTTGCCGAGGTATTGAACGATATGAGTCTAAAGGGCGTGCGCTTCAGGCCGGCACGCTTCAGGCCCATGTTCTCGAAGCACAGCGGGGTGGAGTGCGGCGGAGTTGAGGTGCATGTGACAGACCCTGGGGAGGTTCGTGCGGTGCTTCTCGGGGTCTCGATGCTCCATGCCGCAAGGAAACAGAACGAGCTGGAGTTTCAGTGGCGAGGCGCCGATGGAGGCAGCGCCAGCCACCGTCTTTTCATCGACCTTCTCGCCGGAGGCGCGGAACTCAGAGCCTGGCTCGAGGAGGGCGCGTCCCCGGACGAGATTATTGCGAGATGGGAGCCAGGGCTACGTGAGTTCGCGGAGATTCGGGAGCAGTACCTCATGTACCGGTGA
- a CDS encoding 4Fe-4S binding protein translates to MSIQSTRPAAAKLAQAESAPRSAMAALPRLARAYGPTTRRRGLWQALSFVLANSYFVKFLKYVPCPTLNCYACPAASFACPIGTLQHFAATRRVPFFTLGILGAIGTVVGRAVCGWACPVGGLQELLYKAPVRKVRVSNRLTFVRYLVLAGLVFAVPFLTGEPWFSKLCFVGTLEAGVPLALGDRTIRSLIGPFFWLKVGITAALLLMMVFVKRPFCRFVCPLGAIYAPFNRIAPSSIAFREDLCVRCGRCTEVCPMDLDVPKEINGLNCIRCRECVGICKALPRPGA, encoded by the coding sequence ATGTCGATACAGTCGACGCGGCCGGCCGCCGCCAAGCTCGCGCAGGCGGAAAGCGCACCTCGGAGCGCGATGGCAGCGCTCCCACGGCTCGCCCGCGCGTACGGGCCGACGACACGCAGGCGAGGCCTCTGGCAGGCCTTGAGCTTCGTCCTGGCCAATTCGTATTTCGTCAAGTTCCTCAAGTACGTCCCCTGCCCCACGCTCAACTGCTACGCGTGTCCCGCCGCAAGCTTCGCCTGCCCCATAGGCACGCTCCAACACTTCGCGGCGACGCGCCGGGTTCCGTTTTTCACCCTCGGCATCTTGGGAGCGATCGGGACAGTCGTCGGAAGAGCGGTCTGTGGCTGGGCGTGCCCGGTAGGAGGGCTTCAGGAGCTCTTGTATAAGGCCCCGGTACGAAAGGTTCGAGTCTCGAACCGTCTCACGTTCGTGAGATACTTGGTGCTCGCAGGGCTCGTGTTTGCAGTGCCCTTCCTTACTGGAGAGCCTTGGTTCTCCAAACTGTGTTTCGTGGGCACGCTCGAGGCCGGCGTGCCGCTCGCCCTTGGGGACCGAACGATCCGCTCGCTCATCGGCCCGTTCTTCTGGCTCAAGGTCGGGATCACCGCAGCGCTTCTGCTGATGATGGTCTTTGTCAAACGGCCCTTCTGTCGTTTCGTGTGCCCGCTAGGCGCCATATACGCTCCATTTAACAGGATAGCGCCGAGCTCCATCGCTTTCAGGGAGGACCTGTGCGTGCGATGCGGAAGGTGCACTGAGGTGTGCCCGATGGACCTTGACGTTCCGAAGGAAATCAACGGTCTCAACTGCATCCGCTGCCGCGAGTGCGTCGGGATCTGCAAGGCGCTTCCGCGGCCAGGAGCTTGA
- a CDS encoding CBS domain-containing protein: MRQSFTLIEVAGIPIRLHWSFLLFLVFMLISGVVGAGLASSLGGLGFIIALFASVTLHELGHSLVARRFGIKVKEITLLPIGGVSQLEEIPDDPRQELLVAIAGPAVSLGLAAVFIAALRATGIAMGLGTIEYLWGGRFVASLASANVILGLFNLIPAFPMDGGRVLRAILAMRMNYLEATRIASSVGQGFAFLFALLGLFTNPWLIFIALFIYMGAGTEERTAEIRRVLGGVPVNRVMTTRFEIVSPTEPLAAVLERAYRGCQDDFPVVEGGVVKGILTKASVLAALHEKGPEISAAEAMQVEFVTLSPTDMLAQVYEKMRGCNCSSLPVVQDGKLVGMVGLENIGRFFAYESAKQKLTREEGDAPGGRVL; encoded by the coding sequence TTGCGTCAGTCGTTCACTCTGATAGAGGTCGCCGGCATCCCCATCCGCCTTCACTGGTCGTTTCTTCTGTTCCTGGTATTCATGTTGATCTCTGGTGTGGTCGGGGCGGGACTTGCTTCGAGCTTGGGCGGCCTGGGGTTCATCATCGCTCTCTTCGCCTCAGTCACCCTTCACGAGCTTGGGCACAGCCTCGTGGCACGCAGGTTCGGCATCAAGGTAAAGGAGATCACGCTGCTTCCCATCGGCGGCGTCTCGCAGCTCGAGGAGATCCCCGATGATCCCAGGCAGGAGCTGCTCGTCGCGATCGCTGGACCCGCCGTAAGCCTAGGGCTCGCTGCGGTATTCATCGCGGCACTGCGCGCCACCGGGATCGCAATGGGACTCGGAACGATCGAGTATCTCTGGGGCGGGCGCTTCGTGGCGAGCCTTGCCTCGGCCAACGTCATCCTGGGCCTGTTCAATCTCATCCCCGCGTTCCCGATGGACGGCGGGCGTGTCCTGAGAGCCATCCTCGCGATGCGGATGAACTACCTCGAAGCCACCCGCATTGCCTCCTCAGTGGGGCAGGGGTTCGCGTTCCTGTTCGCCCTGCTCGGGCTCTTTACAAACCCGTGGCTCATATTCATCGCCCTTTTCATCTACATGGGAGCGGGCACTGAGGAGCGCACAGCGGAGATCCGACGAGTCCTGGGCGGCGTGCCGGTCAACCGGGTCATGACGACGAGGTTCGAGATAGTGTCGCCCACCGAGCCTCTGGCCGCAGTCCTTGAACGGGCATACCGGGGCTGCCAGGACGACTTCCCGGTCGTCGAGGGTGGGGTCGTGAAAGGGATCCTGACTAAAGCCTCCGTGCTTGCGGCCCTTCATGAGAAGGGCCCCGAGATCAGCGCGGCCGAGGCGATGCAGGTAGAGTTCGTTACGCTCAGCCCCACGGACATGCTGGCCCAAGTGTATGAGAAGATGCGCGGCTGCAACTGCTCGTCGCTGCCGGTGGTTCAAGATGGGAAACTCGTGGGCATGGTTGGACTTGAGAACATAGGACGCTTCTTCGCCTATGAGAGCGCAAAGCAGAAGCTTACGAGGGAGGAAGGGGACGCTCCCGGCGGGAGGGTGCTGTAG
- a CDS encoding iron-containing alcohol dehydrogenase has product MGTQHERGGDITGFRCVPGIVELEARTGVVRLNRAALPRAAERIVFGRGLATSVVPEAVAGLAEAGRRGVLVVVGESSSRAPGIAALVDGMKSFGARVFVVRGHADHATIRAGIESVRRGRLGLVVAIGGGTVIDVAKSIAALAYQDQGSGGGASSVSGATSREDLDLLTSPGLRPADGHDKSEALVDIAAYQLGRRRLSSERTLPWVAVTTTSGTGSESTDNAVIELGEEKRSLRGIPSPRFIAADPALTDPLPLAPTIIAAVDAIAQALEVLASPAASEEVQQVALAAFVALARGMEDLYAVASHAVRETELDGTAPATPDRHRTPAVSRAESPGSASRVDPATRDTLSWGSLLMGMAFANGRLGLPHGLVHFCNRFGLSHGNMVGILLVPGLRVQARDTETSTRLARAARALDQALQHKASEDRDAPAPEREGGSRAPRIAMPQSVRSGPEPLFRWLASRIPALFEAIGLPRTLIEAGLAGPDLDWIVARELENHPTFGTPARPATPAELRDVLEGACEEPGHRTLSRRV; this is encoded by the coding sequence CGTCGTGCCCGAGGCGGTGGCCGGGCTCGCGGAGGCCGGGCGCCGCGGCGTCCTCGTGGTCGTCGGAGAATCGAGTTCCAGAGCGCCGGGAATAGCCGCGCTCGTCGACGGCATGAAGAGCTTCGGTGCCAGGGTCTTCGTCGTTCGCGGCCACGCCGACCACGCAACCATCCGGGCGGGCATAGAATCTGTCCGGCGGGGACGTCTGGGTCTCGTAGTCGCCATCGGTGGCGGCACGGTCATCGACGTCGCGAAATCCATCGCAGCCCTTGCGTATCAGGACCAGGGCAGCGGGGGCGGTGCCTCGTCCGTCTCGGGAGCGACTTCGCGAGAAGACCTAGACCTTCTGACAAGTCCCGGTCTCCGTCCTGCGGATGGACACGACAAATCGGAGGCTCTAGTGGATATTGCCGCCTACCAACTGGGCCGGAGGAGGTTGTCATCAGAGAGGACGCTCCCCTGGGTTGCTGTGACGACGACATCCGGCACAGGCTCGGAGAGCACGGACAACGCCGTTATTGAGCTTGGCGAAGAAAAGAGGAGCCTTCGCGGCATCCCGTCCCCACGTTTCATCGCGGCCGACCCCGCGCTCACAGACCCGCTTCCTCTCGCCCCAACGATCATCGCGGCGGTGGATGCTATCGCCCAGGCGCTCGAGGTTTTGGCGAGCCCCGCTGCATCAGAAGAGGTCCAGCAGGTGGCGTTGGCGGCGTTCGTCGCGCTCGCGCGCGGTATGGAGGATTTGTACGCAGTCGCATCGCACGCCGTTCGAGAAACCGAGCTGGATGGAACGGCTCCCGCCACGCCGGACCGGCACCGCACGCCTGCGGTCAGCCGGGCCGAGTCGCCTGGTTCCGCGAGCAGGGTGGACCCTGCCACCCGCGACACCTTGTCCTGGGGAAGCCTCCTGATGGGCATGGCTTTCGCCAACGGGCGACTCGGGTTACCCCATGGACTCGTCCACTTCTGCAACCGCTTCGGTCTATCTCATGGCAATATGGTAGGGATCCTGCTGGTGCCTGGGCTCAGGGTGCAAGCACGCGACACGGAAACCTCGACGCGGCTGGCGCGGGCGGCTCGAGCGTTGGACCAAGCCTTGCAGCACAAGGCCTCGGAGGACAGAGATGCTCCAGCACCGGAGAGGGAGGGAGGAAGCCGGGCCCCTCGGATTGCTATGCCACAGTCCGTCCGATCCGGACCCGAACCACTTTTCCGGTGGTTGGCCTCGAGAATCCCGGCGCTCTTCGAGGCGATCGGCCTGCCGCGCACCCTCATAGAGGCTGGCCTAGCCGGCCCCGACCTGGACTGGATAGTCGCCAGGGAACTGGAAAACCACCCGACATTCGGCACCCCGGCGCGGCCGGCCACGCCTGCGGAGCTCAGGGACGTGCTCGAAGGAGCCTGTGAGGAGCCTGGGCACAGAACGTTGTCGAGGCGCGTCTGA